Proteins co-encoded in one Kribbella qitaiheensis genomic window:
- a CDS encoding metal ABC transporter substrate-binding protein — protein MRPVTRAVVTGVAALTVATLAGCGGSAADGPAGSGGKVDVVASFYPLEFIARQVGGDAVKVTTLTAPGVEPHDLELTPKQVGHIAQAKLVVFEKNLQPAVDEAIDQNAKKTGFDVAPARAARGHRRQLRGGRRRGSRGQGRACRLHR, from the coding sequence ATGAGACCCGTCACTCGAGCTGTTGTCACCGGCGTCGCCGCTCTGACGGTCGCCACTCTCGCAGGTTGTGGCGGCTCAGCTGCCGACGGCCCCGCGGGGAGCGGCGGCAAGGTCGACGTGGTCGCATCGTTCTATCCGCTGGAGTTCATCGCCCGGCAGGTCGGCGGCGACGCCGTGAAGGTGACCACCCTGACCGCCCCCGGCGTCGAGCCGCACGATCTGGAGCTCACGCCCAAGCAGGTCGGCCACATCGCGCAGGCCAAGCTGGTCGTGTTCGAGAAGAACCTCCAGCCGGCCGTCGACGAGGCCATCGATCAGAACGCGAAGAAGACCGGCTTCGACGTGGCCCCGGCCCGCGCAGCTCGAGGCCACCGGCGCCAACTTCGAGGAGGACGGCGCCGAGGCTCCCGCGGGCAAGGTCGAGCCTGCCGCCTTCACCGATGA
- a CDS encoding YibE/F family protein produces MPRRNVGRRRADTRSNRGGRIEIPPGHGHGHGHGHGDHVVDTSVVDSDAIVARRVRIVVAAFLIPLIAAAVIAMIILWPGSDLKVPAAAQQGARGTVNAIAPCPETPADCDEATVHLTDTPGLNDKGLDVPVQVPKAAQVALPIKVGDRLLLNVKQGATIDTRYDYVDHDRKLPLLWLAGIFAVAVIALSRWRGVSALIALGVTAVTLTQFILPAIVKGSNPLLVAVVGGSVIMVIALFLTHGVNAQSSVALAGTISALALTAFLGWAFVKLSAFSGLASEGASAINGLVPGIDLPGVLVAGIVIGALGVLDDVTVTQASAVWELSAANPAASRSALVGAGLRIGRAHVASVVNTLVLAYAGAALPLLMVFAIGGVSSGYVVTTEVVAAEVVRGLVGSLGIIAAVPLDDGAGRNGCRRSVPGSGRRARNPCRHRRIFRRRLVRSLDGICQAVLPKRSDVDLEFLQSLKVRPRLPSVAVDREEQRMRRLVHTPHRDKTAGTTRTLDVMKESGLAPELVVVGHLNEVTVKEVADSGCWMGFSIYPDTKMDPDRMVVILQEFGTERILVNSAADWGKSDPLRTYATGQAMLAAGFTDDDVDQVLWRNPVAFYGQSGRLDRAAAEAVDSFEGNSILRGAQS; encoded by the coding sequence ATGCCGAGGCGGAACGTCGGGCGCAGGCGGGCCGACACCAGGTCGAACCGCGGCGGCCGGATCGAAATTCCGCCGGGCCACGGTCACGGCCACGGTCATGGGCACGGTGATCACGTGGTCGATACCTCGGTGGTCGACTCGGACGCGATCGTCGCTCGACGCGTCCGGATAGTCGTCGCAGCCTTCCTGATTCCGCTGATCGCCGCGGCCGTGATCGCGATGATCATCCTCTGGCCGGGCAGTGACCTGAAGGTTCCTGCCGCAGCTCAGCAAGGCGCCCGCGGCACCGTGAACGCGATCGCTCCCTGTCCAGAGACGCCGGCCGACTGCGACGAGGCCACGGTGCATCTGACCGACACCCCTGGACTGAACGACAAAGGCCTCGACGTACCGGTCCAGGTGCCGAAGGCCGCCCAGGTCGCGCTGCCGATCAAGGTCGGTGACCGCCTGCTGCTGAATGTGAAGCAGGGTGCCACTATCGACACCCGCTACGACTACGTCGACCACGACCGGAAGTTGCCGCTGCTGTGGCTGGCGGGCATCTTCGCGGTGGCTGTGATCGCGCTGTCCCGGTGGCGGGGCGTGTCCGCCCTGATCGCGCTCGGCGTGACGGCGGTGACGCTGACCCAGTTCATCCTGCCGGCGATCGTGAAGGGCTCGAATCCGCTCCTGGTCGCGGTCGTGGGCGGCTCGGTGATCATGGTCATAGCTCTGTTCCTCACCCATGGGGTGAATGCGCAGTCCTCGGTCGCGCTGGCCGGGACGATCTCCGCGCTGGCGCTGACCGCGTTTCTCGGTTGGGCATTCGTGAAGCTCAGTGCGTTCAGCGGGCTGGCCAGTGAAGGCGCCTCGGCGATCAATGGGCTGGTCCCGGGGATAGATCTACCCGGCGTACTGGTCGCCGGCATCGTGATCGGAGCTCTCGGCGTACTGGATGACGTGACCGTGACCCAGGCGAGTGCCGTCTGGGAGTTGTCCGCGGCCAATCCGGCGGCCAGTCGCTCGGCATTGGTCGGTGCGGGGCTGCGCATCGGTCGCGCCCACGTCGCTTCGGTGGTGAACACCCTGGTCCTCGCGTACGCCGGTGCGGCGCTGCCGTTGCTGATGGTTTTCGCGATCGGCGGGGTCTCGAGCGGCTACGTGGTGACGACCGAGGTCGTGGCGGCTGAAGTTGTCCGAGGTCTGGTCGGGAGTCTGGGGATCATCGCGGCCGTCCCCCTTGACGACGGCGCTGGCCGCAATGGCTGTCGCCGATCGGTCCCGGGATCTGGTCGCCGCGCCCGAAATCCTTGCAGGCACAGGAGAATCTTCCGTCGACGACTAGTCCGGAGTTTGGATGGAATCTGTCAGGCGGTTCTTCCCAAGAGGTCCGATGTCGATCTAGAGTTCCTGCAGTCACTGAAGGTCCGCCCAAGATTACCTTCCGTGGCCGTTGATCGTGAGGAGCAACGGATGCGACGTCTGGTCCACACGCCACACCGCGACAAGACGGCCGGGACCACTCGCACGCTCGACGTGATGAAGGAGTCCGGCCTCGCGCCCGAGCTGGTCGTGGTGGGTCACCTCAACGAGGTGACGGTCAAAGAGGTCGCCGACTCCGGTTGCTGGATGGGGTTCTCGATCTACCCGGACACCAAGATGGATCCCGACCGCATGGTGGTGATCCTGCAGGAGTTCGGCACCGAGCGGATCCTGGTCAACTCGGCCGCCGACTGGGGCAAGTCGGACCCGCTGCGGACGTATGCGACCGGCCAGGCGATGCTCGCGGCCGGGTTCACCGATGACGATGTCGACCAAGTGCTCTGGCGCAACCCGGTCGCCTTTTACGGCCAGTCCGGCCGGCTCGACCGGGCTGCCGCCGAAGCCGTGGACAGCTTCGAAGGGAACTCGATCCTGCGCGGAGCACAATCATGA